The Salvelinus namaycush isolate Seneca chromosome 28, SaNama_1.0, whole genome shotgun sequence genome contains a region encoding:
- the LOC120023153 gene encoding eukaryotic translation initiation factor 5-like: MSVNVNRSVADQFYRYKMPRLIAKVEGKGNGIKTVIVNMTDVAKALSRPPTYPTKFFGCELGAQTQFDAKNDRFIVNGSHEANKLQDMLDIFIRKFVLCPECDNPETDLHINPKKQTIGNSCKACGYRGMLDTRHKLCTFILKNPPENEPGSVKEKKEKKNRKKDKENGSGSGEAGNHNDIDAPDAVDGDDDDDEDWAEETTEEAQRRRMEEISAHAKNLTLSEDMEKTLEERVNIFYNFVKQKREDGAIDAADKEILAEAERLDVTAMGPLILSELLFDENIRDQIKKYKRHFLRFCVNNKKAQKYLLGGFECLVKLHQAQLLPRVPVILKDLYDADLVEEDVILSWAEKVSKKYVSKELAKEIHAKAAPFIKWLKEAEEESEGSEKEEAEDENVEVVYDSSARELKVENVKLDKPDEEEDYFDIDAI, encoded by the exons ATGTCGGTCAACGTCAACCGCAGCGTGGCAGACCAGTTCTATCGCTACAAGATGCCCCGTCTGATTGCTAAG GTTGAGGGCAAGGGAAATGGAATCAAGACGGTCATTGTCAACATGACTGATGTTGCAAAGGCACTGAGTCGGCCTCCAACAT ATCCGACCAAGTTTTTTGGTTGTGAGCTTGGTGCGCAGACCCAGTTTGATGCAAAGAATGACCGCTTCATCGTCAACGGATCCCATGAGGCAAACAAGTTGCAGGACATGCTTGACATATTTATCCGTAAATTTGTGCTGTGTCCTGAGTGTGATAACCCTGAAACCGATTTG CATATCAATCCTAAGAAACAAACCATTGGTAACTCCTGTAAGGCCTGTGGGTACCGTGGCATGTTAGACACTCGACACAAGCTCTGCACGTTTATCCTCAAAAACCCACCAG AAAATGAACCTGGATCTGTGAAGGAGAAAAAAGAGAAGAAGAACCGTAAGAAGGACAAGGAAAATGGCTCTGGCAGCGGAGAGGCTGGGAACCATAACGACATAGATGCCCCTGATGCCGTG GAcggtgatgatgatgacgacgaGGATTGGGCAGAGGAGACCACAGAGGAGGCACAGAGAAGAAGAATGGAGGAGATCAGTGCCCATGCCAAAAACCTGACCCTCAGTGAGGACATGGAGAAGACCCTGGAAGAGAGGGTCAACATATTCTATAACTTTGTCAAA CAAAAAAGGGAGGATGGCGCTATTGATGCAGCAGATAAGGAGATCTTGGCAGAGGCAGAGCGTCTGGATGTGACGGCCATGGGACCGCTGATCCTGAGCGAGCTACTGTTTGACGAAAACATCCGTGACCAGATAAAGAAATACAAACGCCATTTCCTTCGC TTTTGTGTGAATAATAAGAAGGCCCAGAAATACCTCCTGGGAGGATTTGAGTGCCTGGTAAAGCTGCACCAAGCCCAGCTGCTGCCCCGTGTGCCTGTCATACTCAAAGACCTGTATGATGCTGATCTAGTGGAGGAGGATGTAATACTGTCCTGGGcagagaag GTGTCTAAGAAATATGTCTCTAAGGAACTTGCCAAAGAGATCCATGCGAAGGCAGCTCCTTTCATCAAGTGGCTGAAGGAggcggaggaagagagcgagggcAGTGAGAAAGAAGAGGCAGAGGATGAAAATGTGGAG